The following are from one region of the Brienomyrus brachyistius isolate T26 chromosome 4, BBRACH_0.4, whole genome shotgun sequence genome:
- the LOC125740557 gene encoding delta-type opioid receptor-like isoform X1 — protein sequence MYVIIRHTKMKTATNIYIFNLAVADALVTTTMPFQSTDYLLDSWPFGEVVCKVFISIDYYNMFTSIFTLTMMSVDRYIAVCHPVKALDFRTPAKAKIINVCIWVLSSVAGVPALILGSTQSNNGTTECALQFPDPYLYWDTLMRICVFAVGFVLPVFVISACYSLMVLRLRRVRLSSGSRDRDRGLRRITRMVMVLVAVFVVCWTPIHIFILVRALGSVSDSPHVTAAYFFCVALGYGNSSLNPVLYAFLDENFKRCFKDFCRPCRVRTGQEKGVQLRKASRVAACPLVDKERTVKPT from the exons ATGTATGTGATCATCAG ACACACCAAGATGAAGACGGCCACCAACATCTACATCTTCAACCTGGCGGTGGCAGATGCTCTGGTCACCACCACCATGCCCTTCCAGAGCACGGATTACCTCCTGGACTCGTGGCCCTTCGGTGAGGTGGTTTGCAAGGTGTTCATCTCCATCGACTACTACAACATGTTCACCAGCATCTTCACACTCACCATGATGAGTGTGGATCGCTACATCGCCGTCTGCCACCCCGTGAAGGCTCTGGACTTCCGGACCCCAGCCAAGGCCAAGATAATCAACGTCTGTATCTGGGTTCTTTCTTCTGTGGCTGGTGTACCAGCCTTGATCCTCGGAAGCACTCAGTCTAACAATG GAACGACAGAGTGCGCACTGCAGTTCCCAGATCCCTACCTGTACTGGGACACCCTGATGCGCATCTGCGTGTTCGCTGTGGGCTTTGTGCTGCCCGTCTTCGTCATCAGCGCCTGCTACAGCCTGATGGTGCTGCGTCTGCGCAGAGTCCGGCTGTCGTCGGGCTCCAGGGACCGGGACCGCGGCCTGAGGCGAATCACGCGCATGGTCATGGTGCTGGTGGCCGTCTTCGTCGTGTGCTGGACGCCCATCCACATCTTCATCCTGGTGCGGGCTCTGGGCAGCGTGTCCGACTCCCCCCATGTTACCGCTGCCTACTTCTTCTGCGTCGCCCTGGGATACGGCAACAGCAGCCTCAACCCCGTGCTCTATGCATTCCTGGACGAGAACTTCAAGAGGTGCTTCAAAGACTTCTGCCGCCCTTGCCGAGTGAGGACGGGCCAGGAGAAAGGGGTACAGTTGAGGAAAGCCTCCCGTGTCGCTgcgtgccccctggtggacaaggAGAGAACTGTCAAGCCCACATGA
- the LOC125740557 gene encoding delta-type opioid receptor-like isoform X2, protein MYVIIRHTKMKTATNIYIFNLAVADALVTTTMPFQSTDYLLDSWPFGEVVCKVFISIDYYNMFTSIFTLTMMSVDRYIAVCHPVKALDFRTPAKAKIINVCIWVLSSVAGVPALILGSTQSNNDVIECALQFPDPYLYWDTLMRICVFAVGFVLPVFVISACYSLMVLRLRRVRLSSGSRDRDRGLRRITRMVMVLVAVFVVCWTPIHIFILVRALGSVSDSPHVTAAYFFCVALGYGNSSLNPVLYAFLDENFKRCFKDFCRPCRVRTGQEKGVQLRKASRVAACPLVDKERTVKPT, encoded by the exons ATGTATGTGATCATCAG ACACACCAAGATGAAGACGGCCACCAACATCTACATCTTCAACCTGGCGGTGGCAGATGCTCTGGTCACCACCACCATGCCCTTCCAGAGCACGGATTACCTCCTGGACTCGTGGCCCTTCGGTGAGGTGGTTTGCAAGGTGTTCATCTCCATCGACTACTACAACATGTTCACCAGCATCTTCACACTCACCATGATGAGTGTGGATCGCTACATCGCCGTCTGCCACCCCGTGAAGGCTCTGGACTTCCGGACCCCAGCCAAGGCCAAGATAATCAACGTCTGTATCTGGGTTCTTTCTTCTGTGGCTGGTGTACCAGCCTTGATCCTCGGAAGCACTCAGTCTAACAATG ATGTTATTGAA TGCGCACTGCAGTTCCCAGATCCCTACCTGTACTGGGACACCCTGATGCGCATCTGCGTGTTCGCTGTGGGCTTTGTGCTGCCCGTCTTCGTCATCAGCGCCTGCTACAGCCTGATGGTGCTGCGTCTGCGCAGAGTCCGGCTGTCGTCGGGCTCCAGGGACCGGGACCGCGGCCTGAGGCGAATCACGCGCATGGTCATGGTGCTGGTGGCCGTCTTCGTCGTGTGCTGGACGCCCATCCACATCTTCATCCTGGTGCGGGCTCTGGGCAGCGTGTCCGACTCCCCCCATGTTACCGCTGCCTACTTCTTCTGCGTCGCCCTGGGATACGGCAACAGCAGCCTCAACCCCGTGCTCTATGCATTCCTGGACGAGAACTTCAAGAGGTGCTTCAAAGACTTCTGCCGCCCTTGCCGAGTGAGGACGGGCCAGGAGAAAGGGGTACAGTTGAGGAAAGCCTCCCGTGTCGCTgcgtgccccctggtggacaaggAGAGAACTGTCAAGCCCACATGA
- the LOC125740557 gene encoding delta-type opioid receptor-like isoform X3: MKTATNIYIFNLAVADALVTTTMPFQSTDYLLDSWPFGEVVCKVFISIDYYNMFTSIFTLTMMSVDRYIAVCHPVKALDFRTPAKAKIINVCIWVLSSVAGVPALILGSTQSNNGTTECALQFPDPYLYWDTLMRICVFAVGFVLPVFVISACYSLMVLRLRRVRLSSGSRDRDRGLRRITRMVMVLVAVFVVCWTPIHIFILVRALGSVSDSPHVTAAYFFCVALGYGNSSLNPVLYAFLDENFKRCFKDFCRPCRVRTGQEKGVQLRKASRVAACPLVDKERTVKPT; the protein is encoded by the exons ATGAAGACGGCCACCAACATCTACATCTTCAACCTGGCGGTGGCAGATGCTCTGGTCACCACCACCATGCCCTTCCAGAGCACGGATTACCTCCTGGACTCGTGGCCCTTCGGTGAGGTGGTTTGCAAGGTGTTCATCTCCATCGACTACTACAACATGTTCACCAGCATCTTCACACTCACCATGATGAGTGTGGATCGCTACATCGCCGTCTGCCACCCCGTGAAGGCTCTGGACTTCCGGACCCCAGCCAAGGCCAAGATAATCAACGTCTGTATCTGGGTTCTTTCTTCTGTGGCTGGTGTACCAGCCTTGATCCTCGGAAGCACTCAGTCTAACAATG GAACGACAGAGTGCGCACTGCAGTTCCCAGATCCCTACCTGTACTGGGACACCCTGATGCGCATCTGCGTGTTCGCTGTGGGCTTTGTGCTGCCCGTCTTCGTCATCAGCGCCTGCTACAGCCTGATGGTGCTGCGTCTGCGCAGAGTCCGGCTGTCGTCGGGCTCCAGGGACCGGGACCGCGGCCTGAGGCGAATCACGCGCATGGTCATGGTGCTGGTGGCCGTCTTCGTCGTGTGCTGGACGCCCATCCACATCTTCATCCTGGTGCGGGCTCTGGGCAGCGTGTCCGACTCCCCCCATGTTACCGCTGCCTACTTCTTCTGCGTCGCCCTGGGATACGGCAACAGCAGCCTCAACCCCGTGCTCTATGCATTCCTGGACGAGAACTTCAAGAGGTGCTTCAAAGACTTCTGCCGCCCTTGCCGAGTGAGGACGGGCCAGGAGAAAGGGGTACAGTTGAGGAAAGCCTCCCGTGTCGCTgcgtgccccctggtggacaaggAGAGAACTGTCAAGCCCACATGA